The following coding sequences lie in one Eleginops maclovinus isolate JMC-PN-2008 ecotype Puerto Natales chromosome 21, JC_Emac_rtc_rv5, whole genome shotgun sequence genomic window:
- the hus1 gene encoding checkpoint protein HUS1 isoform X1, with the protein MKFRGKIMDVACLNHFTRVITTISKLTKMCVLRLTPDNLFFVLSGKVANGGVSMWCELSQENFFDEFQMEGVSPEDNEICLEVTPENLSRALKTVQNAKAVKLKLTKKHCPCLTIAAELPTLSSVSRIVTHDVPVDVIPRRLWHEFKEPSMPDFDVSIYLPPLKTMKNVVDRMKNLSNFLVMEANLNGEMNLKIDTDLVSVTTHFKDLGNPPWGDEASQDRGPSQIRDPDAMAQTRVDIRKLQQFLMGQQVNPSKAMCNIVHERVVHLILLHEDVSLQYFIPAVA; encoded by the exons gagTGATCACTACCATCTCTAAGCTGACGAAGATGTGCGTCCTTCGCCTGACTCCAGATAACCTCTTCTTCGTCCTGTCGGGGAAGGTGGCCAACGGCGGCGTCAGCATGTGGTGTGAGCTGTCTCAG GAGAACTTCTTCGACGAGTTCCAGATGGAGGGCGTCTCCCCGGAGGATAACGAGATCTGCCTGGAGGTGACGCCGGAGAATCTGTCCCGCGCTCTGAAGACGGTGCAGAACGCTAAAGCTGTCAAATTGAAGCTGACCAAGAAACACTGTCCCTGCCTCACCATTGCTGCAGAGCTG CCGACCCTGTCCAGCGTCAGTCGGATCGTGACTCACGACGTCCCAGTGGACGTGATCCCTCGGAGACTCTGGCACGAGTTCAAAGAGCCCAGCATGCCCGACTTCGAC GTGAGTATCTACCTTCCTCCTCTGAAGACGATGAAGAACGTGGTGGACCGGATGAAGAACCTCTCCAACTTCCTG gtgatgGAGGCAAACCTGAACGGAGAGATGAACCTGAAGATCGACACTGATCTGGTTTCTGTCACCACGCACTTCAAGGACCTGGGGAATCCTCCCTGGG GTGACGAAGCCTCCCAGGACAGGGGTCCGTCTCAGATCCGAGACCCCGATGCCATGGCTCAGACCCGGGTGGACATCAGGAAGCTGCAGCAGTTCCTCATGGGGCAGCAGGTCAACCCCAGCAAGGCCATGTGCA ACATCGTCCATGAGAGGGTGGTGCACCTGATCCTGCTGCATGAGGACGTATCCCTGCAGTACTTCATCCCCGCCGTGGCGTAG
- the hus1 gene encoding checkpoint protein HUS1 isoform X2 yields MCVLRLTPDNLFFVLSGKVANGGVSMWCELSQENFFDEFQMEGVSPEDNEICLEVTPENLSRALKTVQNAKAVKLKLTKKHCPCLTIAAELPTLSSVSRIVTHDVPVDVIPRRLWHEFKEPSMPDFDVSIYLPPLKTMKNVVDRMKNLSNFLVMEANLNGEMNLKIDTDLVSVTTHFKDLGNPPWGDEASQDRGPSQIRDPDAMAQTRVDIRKLQQFLMGQQVNPSKAMCNIVHERVVHLILLHEDVSLQYFIPAVA; encoded by the exons ATGTGCGTCCTTCGCCTGACTCCAGATAACCTCTTCTTCGTCCTGTCGGGGAAGGTGGCCAACGGCGGCGTCAGCATGTGGTGTGAGCTGTCTCAG GAGAACTTCTTCGACGAGTTCCAGATGGAGGGCGTCTCCCCGGAGGATAACGAGATCTGCCTGGAGGTGACGCCGGAGAATCTGTCCCGCGCTCTGAAGACGGTGCAGAACGCTAAAGCTGTCAAATTGAAGCTGACCAAGAAACACTGTCCCTGCCTCACCATTGCTGCAGAGCTG CCGACCCTGTCCAGCGTCAGTCGGATCGTGACTCACGACGTCCCAGTGGACGTGATCCCTCGGAGACTCTGGCACGAGTTCAAAGAGCCCAGCATGCCCGACTTCGAC GTGAGTATCTACCTTCCTCCTCTGAAGACGATGAAGAACGTGGTGGACCGGATGAAGAACCTCTCCAACTTCCTG gtgatgGAGGCAAACCTGAACGGAGAGATGAACCTGAAGATCGACACTGATCTGGTTTCTGTCACCACGCACTTCAAGGACCTGGGGAATCCTCCCTGGG GTGACGAAGCCTCCCAGGACAGGGGTCCGTCTCAGATCCGAGACCCCGATGCCATGGCTCAGACCCGGGTGGACATCAGGAAGCTGCAGCAGTTCCTCATGGGGCAGCAGGTCAACCCCAGCAAGGCCATGTGCA ACATCGTCCATGAGAGGGTGGTGCACCTGATCCTGCTGCATGAGGACGTATCCCTGCAGTACTTCATCCCCGCCGTGGCGTAG